The Metarhizium brunneum chromosome 5, complete sequence sequence TCAAGTCAAATAAACATTGTGCAGGGAAAGCTAGCATCATTTCCCAACGTGGAGTTGTAGGAAGCAAGTATCGTGAGTTTTGTGGGCATGAAATGGGGGGTTCCCGCCATGCGTCAATGGCTGGCGCCACCACAAAACCCCGTGTGACGTGTCGGGGACGTGTCGGTGGCGGAGATTCTGGTCCGGgacaacttggccatggctcgtTGTGAGACACTGAGGAGTGATGTGGTCTATCAGATAACCAGCTGGGTTTCCATATCAGGAAGATGTGGATGGGATGCATATGCATCTTGGGAGTTGGGAGTCGGGACCAGCACTTGGGGCGAATACCGATCCCAGCTGGGCTGTGACTTAAAAGTGTCAATCGCAACCGCATCATCCCGCTTCCAGGCAAGCCCCCTTGTAGTTTTGCATCGAAAAGCACATGCACTCTGGTATCCTCGTGTAAACTTCCATGTTGTCTTGATGCGTCTTTGGGTCAAAGTTTACCAGTCCTTTGGCCACTCTTGTCATGTTATTTGCTTCCAACCCTGCTATCCGTCTTGTCTGCCTCTTTGGATCCAACTGCCCATCAGCGAGTAGTTTGACGCCAAATTTGTTCGCCCATCAGCAGCTGATCCCTATGCCTCTCTGCCAGCGATGCTCCGTCTTGCCGTGTAGCGTGGCGAGTTGTTTCCTTGTTTTTCGTGGCATCCCACAGCGTCTGCTGCACCACGCGATCCGGCATCACGAGCATCAAATTCCAATGTGGCCGTGCCACAGGCGGCACTCCCTTTTCATAAAGGCGTGGTGTGATGATGTGCTAATTTCCCATACGTCGTGCCCCAGAGGTACAAGTGTCATACGACATGCGTTGGCGAATAGCAGCGTCTACAGTTCAAAATTACGCAGTTCACATCGAAAACCACCCAGCATGCTCAAGACTACACATCTCCGGCTCTCGACTGCCGTCACGGCTCACGAGTGATCAAAATCATACCGTTCTGGATGGCCAAGTGCAAGCCTCGGCTGTGATTGGCAAGCACCAACCACCGTCAAAGATTAATTCGAGCTTTTCAACGAATCAAGCAGGCACTTCTCAGCAACGGCTTTCGTAATTTCGTCTTGTTTATTGGGCAAACTTTTATTTGGCTTGGAGATGTGGTTCTGGTCGACGATATGGCTCTGACCCGTCATCCCGACGGGTCATGATAATCTGGACTTGACAACGTGATTCATATGGCGTAGAGTGTCTTCCAGAAATAAGGCATCTTGGCTATCTTGTATTCTTGACGTCCCCCAAGCTCTGGCGGGTTTGATGCCATACTATCCGGCTGCTATCAACGCCACAGGCCTCTTTCAATGGAAGAAGGCTGCTATTCATCGGTATCGCCGAAATGCCCTGAAATGAAGCCACCAAAAGCCTCTAAAAGCCTCGCGCCCCGACCCTACTGAAGCCGGATCTTCAATAGCTAAATCCCTTAAATTGCTGACTTTCTAGGTAACCTACTAGATAACCTGCGATATCTATAAGAAGGGCCTGTCATCCCTAGCTAGAAAGTCTCAATACAAGGACTTCGTCACTGTTCAATTTAATCCCTAGCTTTTCAACGTGATATACAATGTCTTGGATAAATATATATTGCCAAAGCCCACAGCCGGCCAGTCACAGCTGTCGCAACGACCTCTCGCGGCTTCGAAAACGGCAGCCGCCGAGCATTCGTATCCCGCTCCGCTGCGTCTTCTCCGTCGCCGAGCATCGCCGCCGGAATCCAAGTATTCGAGGACAGATCGTTTGCATGTCCAGTCTGCAATGTCCCATCTTTGACGTGGCCCCATTCGGTCCTGGACGCGCCAAGTCTCCAAACAACGTCCCCGATCCAGGCCAGTTTTTTAACAAGGGTCAGCGGAACCGCCGAGCGGAACGACAGCCGCGTGACAAGTTCAACAGCGCCGTGGATATTCTCGACAACCCCCAGGGTACCAATTTGCCTGTCTGGTTCGTATTCAACGCAAGCAGGAGCGAAGCCTCTCTTGGATCACATACCCGTTGGGCCGGTGGCCTACCTCCAGTTACAAGCCCTGTCCCATCATGAGCTGAGGGAGTCCAGATAGATGCAAATTGTTGATGAGGCTGAAATCCTGTTTCTACAGCCTGAGATATTGTAACAGTAGGTGCAGCCATTGTTGCAAGTttgatttcttcttcttcgttcAAGCACCTAGAGGCGTGTCAACGTCAACCCAATTCACTCTATGCACGACAGGTTTTTCTCTCCATAGGGTGTATATGTAAACGTACGCCCCGTTGATCACGACCAGACAGTCATGGAAGGGATAGACGTACGATGCGCGTAGGCTAGCTCGATAGCGCGTAGTCCCTTCAAAGACACAGGGCCTGCCGGTATTGCGGCACCCTCTACAAGGCCGCTGACCAGTGCATTTGATCTTGCGCCTTTTGCATTCCTCATATGCGATGGGCGTGTATGAATTTCGTCTCTTGCGGTGGATGGGGAGAGTCGTCGAATGCAACGGCTGGGGTGCCTCGGCATCGGCCATGAATGCGAGATGGCCGCCCGAAGCTTCATCGAGGTCAACAGATAACTGTCATAAGTAACTCGGTGAGAAAAGGTGCTTCCAGTAAATGGAATgaggaaaaaaagacaaggacgacgtTGGGTGACAGGTCTATGGCAAGGCTTGGCTTCAATTTGGCAATGATTTCGGAAAGACgtcaaagcaccagaccccaCCAATGCCCGGCATGGCGCATAAAAACGGCAAGGTATTCAAACACGGCGGCGATGACCCAATTCTCCAGTCGCACATTAcggtgaacattgaaggctcCCGCGTGCGGATTTGCCGGCAAGGCGGAAGCATACATGTGaagcatacatatgtatgtaggGTTGGTGCGGGCCTCCGCAAAGCCCGCGAACCCATGTACCCTGTCATCTGTCATGAGGACGGATTGGCACTAGACACGAGGTGAACGTGAGCAGAGCGCCTTGAAACGTCTTTCAGCCTCTGCAGACTTGAAGTGTATAAATAACCCACAAACTTTGTTCCCATAACTACATGTTCGTGCCATGGACAAGCCTGTTTCTGTCATAGGTCACGTTACTAAGCGTGTCGTGGCTCCGGCAGAGGATTATACCCCAGCTTTGAGACAAGATCTCGGCAGTCTCCAACAGTAAAGACCGGAGCTGGTGCGAAACTCATACTGCGGGCTGGTCGGTTCGGCCGCTCCGTCTAGGCGGCACACAGGACGATGgcgtcaacattgaaacttGGGGCGCAGTAAAACCTGTGACCAAGCAAGTCGCAACCCAAGTCTGCTGGGTGAGGCCTCCATAGTAAATCAATAAAACGTGCGTTGCCTTCTCCGTCAGCGGcttatacggagtactgcagTAGATGAAAAGTAGTCCTTCCTCTCATGATACCTATCCGAGAATAACAGGGCGCAAAACCCATATTTGACAGGTCGTCCTCGCGAGGCAGTGAAGGCTCCAATGCTGACTGGATTCTGGTCTTTTCCATTGTTGGAACCTGGGCTGCGTTAAGGAGGtggccaaaaaagaaaaaaagaaaaagaaaggaaaaaggaaacaagaaagagacaaaaagaaaagcagCAAACGCTCCACACTAGACATGACGTAAGCGGCCTGCATGTCTGGCCTCTGTTTAAAGACATCAATTGGCATTGACAGCTGGAGCGCACCAGTCCACTGTTCAACGGCGACTCGACCAGCAAGACAGCCACGGTTCGCCCAGACCAAGTGGAGTTGCCGGCGTCATGCACGCAAGGCGTTCGGCACCAACGCCATGCCGACATGGATCAAAtggctccaagccctcaagtgctccaaTACCAGTCCTCTTATTACGCTCGCTGGCGGAGAATTCATCCACTGACGGCTCGCACAGCGGCAGCCTTCCCCGCGTTTTGCCCCCAAAACAGGCAAAGATCATGGCAGCCCATTGTTGATGTGCCTTGTCTAACCGGAATCCCCGTTCCGATTTTCCATTATAACGGCCGAGCTCCCGTGGTAACCGGCTCACTCGTCGGCGACGGCTACAGCAGCGCGTGCTGATGGCGTGTGGTGACACGGCTTTCTGAGCGTCTACATTGCCCACAAGAAGCGTCTTAAAGGCGCCACGGAAGACGACGAGCATCTTCGGGCTCTAGTCCAATTTTCTCCAGatcttttctccttcttcttctcttctcatTACCAATGCCCATCTGTTGATTCGCGAAATCGCTGGGCTCAGAATCGCAAACCCCGGGAAACCATGTCGTACCCCGTCATTGCGcttggcgtcgtcgccgccatctaCCTCCTGGTCCGATACCTCAATGCTACCGACATTCCGAAAATCAAGGGCCTGCCCGAGATTCCAGGCGTCCCCATCTTCGGCAATCTAATCGAGCTGGGCACCGACCACGCGCGGGTTGCGCAGCGATGGGCGCGCAAGTACGGGCCCGTCTTTCAGACCCGGCTGGGCAATCGTGTAAGTTCCAGACACTGAAAAGCCAGACCAAAAATCCACTGCTCCAGTCTCCTGCTGTTCTTTTCTCATTCATAGGctgtcttcttccttttaTTCTATTTCATCTTAATCCCCTCGggagatgaaaaaaaaaaatcatgtCAAGTAGATCGCCAGGCTAACTCGAGTCCCCCTCTCGCGGGACACAATACAGCgcatcatctttgtcaaTTCCTACGAAACCGTCAAGTACTTCTGGATCACTCACCAGTCGTCTCTCATTTCCCGGCCCATGTTCCACACCTTCCACTCGGTCGTCTCGTCCTCGCAGGGATTCACCATCGGCACCTCGCCCTGGGACGAGTCGTGCAAGCGCCGCAGAAAGGCGGCCGCAACGGCTCTCAACCGCCCAGCTACGCAGTCGTACATGCCCATTCTCGATCTCGAATCCACCGTGAGCATCAAGGAACTGCTCGAGGACTGCAAAGGCGGCACCCGGCCCGTCGACCCCATCAACTACGTCGCCAGGTTCGCGCTCAACACGTCGCTGACGCTCAACTACGGATACCGCATCGACGGGTCTGTTGACAGCGAGCTTCTCCACGAGGTCACCCACGTGGAGCGCGAGATTTCCAATTTCAGGTCAACGAGCAATAATTGGCAGGATTATGTTCCCCTGCTGCGGTTGTGGGGTGCTCAGAACTCGTCGGCGCAGGAATATCGACTCCGGCGCGACAAGTATCTGTCCAATATGCTGGACCATCTCAAGGCGGAAATTGCAAAGGGCACGGATAAACCTTGCATTACGGGAAACATTTTGAAGGACCCCGAGGCAAAACTGAACCTTGGTATGTTCCCAGGCGACCCCAGATACACTACATGTCTCGAGATTTCATGTTTCTCGGTGAGATCGGGCATGCTAACAGGTTGGGCGCTCTGCAGCCGAAGTCAAGTCGATTTGTTTGACCATGGTCTCTGCTGGTCTTGATACCGTGCCGGGCAATCTCATCATGGGCATGGCATTCCTCTCCACCAAGGAAGGGCAGGCGGTACAGGCCAAGGCTCTCCAGGCAATCGAAGCCGTATATCCAGAGGGCGATGCTTGGGAAAAGTGCCTGGTGGAAGAAAAAGTGCCCTACATCACTGCGCTCGTCAAGGAAGTCCTCCGATACTG is a genomic window containing:
- the phacA_1 gene encoding Phenylacetate 2-hydroxylase, producing MSYPVIALGVVAAIYLLVRYLNATDIPKIKGLPEIPGVPIFGNLIELGTDHARVAQRWARKYGPVFQTRLGNRRIIFVNSYETVKYFWITHQSSLISRPMFHTFHSVVSSSQGFTIGTSPWDESCKRRRKAAATALNRPATQSYMPILDLESTVSIKELLEDCKGGTRPVDPINYVARFALNTSLTLNYGYRIDGSVDSELLHEVTHVEREISNFRSTSNNWQDYVPLLRLWGAQNSSAQEYRLRRDKYLSNMLDHLKAEIAKGTDKPCITGNILKDPEAKLNLAEVKSICLTMVSAGLDTVPGNLIMGMAFLSTKEGQAVQAKALQAIEAVYPEGDAWEKCLVEEKVPYITALVKEVLRYWTVIPICLPRTSIRDIPYKDTVIPAGTTFFMNAYAADYDEERFKMPEKFIPERFLEDTEVGTPHYAYGAGSRMCAGSHLANRELYTAYIRLITAFEMFPSENPEDAPCMDCIECNATPTSLTLDPKPFKIGIKPRSEARLRQWIAEAEERTAHLR